The following are encoded in a window of Shewanella psychrotolerans genomic DNA:
- the thrB gene encoding homoserine kinase, which produces MSLTVYAPASMGNVGVGFDLLGAALAPIDGSLLGDRVSIESSSSGISLSLTGHWANKLPVDPKENIVYQCAEFFLAQLDVDTGVAMTLEKNLPVGSGLGSSASSVVAALYALNEYFERPYDQQALLRLMGEFEGKISGSIHYDNVAPCYLGGMQLMLDTPTSICEGLPVFRNWYWVVAYPGISLSTAKMRALLPDVYDKSVAIDFGRYLSAFVHASYKQDAPLAIAVLKDVLAEPYRASEIPGYELARESLAGLGMLTTGISGSGPTLFSVTDDLDTAIAAKAWLDSHYIKPSMGFSHICQIDTQGTRRVD; this is translated from the coding sequence ATGAGTTTAACGGTTTACGCCCCTGCATCGATGGGTAATGTTGGCGTTGGGTTTGATTTACTTGGCGCTGCACTGGCCCCTATCGATGGGTCTCTTTTAGGGGATCGAGTCAGTATCGAATCGAGCTCGTCTGGGATCAGCTTGTCATTGACAGGACATTGGGCCAATAAGCTCCCAGTCGATCCAAAGGAAAATATTGTTTACCAATGTGCTGAATTTTTCTTAGCGCAATTAGACGTCGATACTGGTGTTGCAATGACGCTGGAAAAAAATCTTCCTGTGGGAAGTGGCTTAGGCTCTAGTGCATCGTCTGTTGTAGCGGCTTTGTATGCGCTAAATGAGTACTTTGAACGTCCCTATGACCAACAGGCTCTGCTCAGATTAATGGGAGAGTTTGAAGGCAAAATTAGTGGCTCTATACACTATGATAATGTTGCACCCTGTTATTTAGGTGGAATGCAGTTGATGCTCGATACGCCCACTTCAATATGCGAAGGATTACCAGTTTTTAGAAATTGGTATTGGGTAGTCGCTTATCCAGGGATTTCATTGTCGACCGCTAAGATGCGCGCGTTACTGCCTGATGTTTACGATAAATCAGTGGCGATTGATTTTGGCCGTTATTTAAGTGCCTTCGTTCATGCAAGCTATAAGCAAGATGCCCCTTTGGCTATTGCAGTATTAAAGGATGTTTTGGCTGAGCCCTATCGGGCCAGTGAGATCCCTGGCTATGAGCTGGCTCGTGAATCGTTAGCCGGACTGGGCATGTTAACCACGGGGATCTCTGGAAGTGGCCCGACGCTGTTTTCAGTGACCGATGATCTTGATACTGCTATCGCCGCAAAAGCATGGCTCGATAGCCACTATATAAAACCAAGTATGGGTTTTTCTCATATATGTCAGATTGATACCCAAGGCACTCGTCGAGTGGATTGA
- the thrC gene encoding threonine synthase has product MELYNLKHPSQKVSFTEAVKLGLGQDRGLFFPTLIPVLDNVDALLAMPFVERSKHIMGAWLAQELGQELVDKLVENAFNFELPLVKADDKRYCLELFHGPTLAFKDFGARFMAQCLNALATEDKITILTATSGDTGAAVADAFYGLDKIQVVVLYPKGKISLLQEKMFTTLGRNIHTVSVESDFDACQDLVKAAFEDRDVREDLHLNSANSINISRLLAQICYYFEAVAQFKRTNDCDPVISVPSGNFGNLTAGLFARAMGLPVKRFVAATNSNDTVPRYLALGDWLPHQTVATMSNAMDVSEPSNWPRVEAIVEAMGWSLSDITGIGLSESDTQDSLAQLHQAGYLSEPHAAIAAKALSLTMEDKEAGIFLGTAHPAKFKDVVEQALDIKVPLPPELDAVKDKPILSASLQANFTDLKAHLFATL; this is encoded by the coding sequence ATGGAACTATATAATTTAAAACACCCGTCTCAGAAAGTGAGTTTCACCGAGGCTGTAAAGCTTGGGTTAGGTCAAGATAGAGGATTGTTTTTTCCGACGTTAATCCCAGTGCTCGATAATGTGGATGCACTGCTGGCAATGCCATTTGTTGAGCGTTCGAAACATATTATGGGGGCTTGGTTAGCGCAAGAGTTAGGTCAAGAGCTGGTCGATAAGTTAGTTGAAAACGCATTTAACTTCGAGTTGCCTTTGGTTAAAGCTGACGATAAACGCTATTGTTTAGAGTTGTTTCATGGTCCAACCTTAGCATTTAAGGACTTTGGGGCAAGATTTATGGCTCAGTGTCTTAATGCTTTGGCGACTGAAGATAAAATTACGATTTTAACTGCCACATCCGGAGATACTGGTGCTGCAGTGGCAGATGCTTTTTATGGGTTAGATAAGATCCAAGTTGTGGTCTTGTATCCCAAAGGAAAAATTAGCCTGTTGCAAGAAAAGATGTTTACCACTTTAGGGCGAAATATTCATACGGTTTCAGTCGAATCAGATTTTGATGCCTGTCAGGATCTGGTTAAAGCGGCATTTGAGGACAGAGATGTTCGCGAGGATCTGCATTTAAATTCGGCAAACTCAATTAATATTAGTCGTTTATTAGCGCAAATTTGTTATTACTTTGAGGCGGTTGCACAATTTAAGCGTACCAATGATTGTGATCCTGTTATTTCGGTGCCAAGCGGAAACTTTGGTAACCTTACGGCGGGATTGTTTGCCCGAGCGATGGGACTCCCTGTGAAACGCTTTGTTGCCGCAACCAATAGTAATGATACTGTGCCGCGTTATTTAGCGCTTGGTGATTGGTTACCTCACCAGACCGTCGCCACTATGTCGAATGCGATGGATGTATCTGAGCCAAGTAATTGGCCTCGAGTTGAAGCGATAGTTGAAGCCATGGGGTGGAGTCTATCTGATATTACCGGGATCGGCTTATCGGAATCAGATACTCAAGATTCTTTAGCTCAACTTCATCAAGCGGGTTACCTGTCAGAGCCTCATGCCGCTATCGCAGCTAAAGCTTTGTCGTTGACTATGGAAGATAAAGAAGCGGGGATTTTCTTGGGTACAGCTCATCCTGCTAAGTTTAAAGACGTGGTTGAGCAAGCTCTCGATATTAAAGTGCCATTGCCACCAGAATTAGACGCGGTAAAAGATAAGCCTATTTTATCTGCATCGTTGCAAGCTAATTTTACCGATTTAAAAGCGCATCTTTTTGCAACGTTATAA